One Triticum dicoccoides isolate Atlit2015 ecotype Zavitan chromosome 5B, WEW_v2.0, whole genome shotgun sequence genomic window carries:
- the LOC119311311 gene encoding uncharacterized protein LOC119311311 has product MDIPPPGGDGEVSEEYYPAATVVPFDPPLPLLRAPVSSSSSASIDPPVLAFRDAASWRAAWEAAEASLFSQCEAGARSGCSITATRKCKPPWWKGLFGGATTNYQEREECEEREMASCLESAKEACIKFSKQKCNAPFRDARIASEGLLENTDFAVWDAGHNKTASASLSIANSSCSSNPGLVGTNYKGSDLLDSLASEGSSNSGR; this is encoded by the exons ATGGACATTCCGCCGCCGGGCGGGGACGGCGAGGTTTCGGAGGAGTACTACCCGGCGGCCACCGTCGTCCCCTTCGACCCGCCCCTCCCTCTGCTTCGCGCGCCAGTCTCGTCCTCTTCCTCCGCCTCCATCGACCCCCCCGTCCTCGCCTTCCGCGACGCCGCGAGCTGGCGCGCCGCCTGGGAGGCTGCCGAGGCCAGCCTCTTCTCCCAGTGCGAG GCTGGTGCACGCTCCGGCTGTTCAATCACTGCAACACGAAAATGCAAGCCCCCCTGGTGGAAAGGTTTGTTTGGAGGTGCAACAACCAACTATCAAGAAAGAGAAGAATGCGAAGAACGAGAAATGGCTTCTTGTCTTGAATCAGCAAAGGAGGCTTGCATTAAGTTTTCAAAGCAAAAATGTAATGCACCATTCCGAGATGCAAGGATTGCCTCTGAAGGTCTCCTTGAAAATACCGATTTTGCTGTCTGGGATGCCGGGCATAACAAGACAGCATCAGCATCCTTGTCTATTGCAAACAGCAGCTGCTCATCCAATCCTGGGCTtgttggcacaaactacaaaggaaGTGACTTGCTAGACAGCTTGGCATCTGAAGGCAGTAGCAACTCAGGGCGATGA
- the LOC119309926 gene encoding translation initiation factor eIF-2B subunit alpha-like, translating into MAETETPTIAGCLDRWKKEGADEAVAAVRALVDAVRSSKADTMSRLQAEVKAAAEELKCLDSEPYGALSAACDMFVRYVRRGGAVADDQPAQFPALKRRLVSRATRFGDICRGARGAIATLCQDFLLDGCTVLVHGYSPPVLDALRLAGTSGKRLLVLCTEGRPDGAGLRLAGELAAAGVPATVLLDSAVAYSMAQVDVVLVGADLVTETGGVVGAIGTYQVALVARAMGKPVYVAAESYKFARLYPLGQKNIEQRGGRAVDFGHVPVPAGVDVEAPARDYTQPKYLELLITDLGVLPPAAVGDVLLQLSM; encoded by the exons ATGGCCGAGACGGAGACGCCAACAATCGCCGGATGCTTGGACCGGTGGAAGAAAGAGGGGGCCGACGAGGCCGTGGCGGCGGTCAGGGCGCTCGTCGACGCCGTCCGGTCCAGTAAGGCCGACACCATGTCGCGGCTCCAAGCCGAGGTCAAGGCGGCCGCGGAGGAACTCAAG TGTCTGGATAGCGAGCCGTACGGCGCGCTCTCGGCGGCCTGCGACATGTTCGTCCGGTACGTGCGGCGCGGCGGCGCCGTCGCCGATGATCAGCCGGCCCAGTTCCCCGCCCTCAAACGCCGCTTGGTCAGCCGCGCCACCAGGTTCGGGGACATCTGCCGAGGCGCGCGCGGGGCCATCGCGACGCTCTGCCAGGACTTCTTGCTGGACGGCTGCACCGTGCTGGTGCACGGTTACTCGCCGCCCGTGCTCGACGCTCTCCGGCTGGCCGGCACCAGCGGCAAGCGCCTCCTGGTCCTATGCACCG AGGGTAGGCCGGACGGCGCGGGGCTGAGGCTGGCCGGGGAGCTCGCGGCGGCCGGGGTACCGGCGACGGTCCTGCTCGACTCGGCGGTGGCCTACTCGATGGCCCAGGTCGACGTGGTGCTGGTAGGCGCTGACTTGGTCACCGAGACGGGCGGCGTGGTCGGCGCCATTGGCACGTACCAGGTCGCTCTGGTGGCTCGCGCCATGGGCAAGCCTGTCTATGTGGCAGCAGAGAGCTACAAGTTCGCAAGGCTGTATCCGCTGGGACAGAAAAACATCGAGCAGCGCGGTGGCCGAGCCGTGGACTTCGGCCACGTGCCAGTGCCGGCCGGCGTGGACGTCGAGGCGCCGGCGAGGGACTACACCCAGCCAAAGTACCTGGAGCTTCTGATCACGGACCTCGGCGTGCTACCGCCGGCGGCCGTTGGAGACGTGCTCCTCCAGCTCTCCATGTGA
- the LOC119311312 gene encoding triosephosphate isomerase, chloroplastic-like yields the protein MAAPSSLASSHLSRLAAAAPAPQHHHQNHQLRLGCSRRRAQRLVAMAGSGKFFVGGNWKCNGTKESITKLVSDLNAATLESDVDVVVAPPFIYIDQVKSSLTDRIEVSAQNTWIGKGGAFTGEISAEQLVDIGCQWVILGHSERRHVIGEDDQFIGKKAAYALSQNLKVMACIGELLEEREAGKTFDVCFKQMKAFADNITDWKNVVIAYEPVWAIGTGKVASPEQAQEVHAAVRDWLKTNVSADVASTVRIIYGGSVNAANCAELAKKEDIDGFLVGGASLKGPDFATICNSVTSKKVTA from the exons ATGGCGGCGCCGTCGTCCCTCGCCTCCTCCCACCTctcccgcctcgccgccgccgccccggcgccgCAGCACCACCACCAGAACCACCAGCTCCGCCTCGGCTGCTCCCGCCGCCGCGCGCAGCGCCTCGTCgccatggccggatccggcaag TTCTTCGTCGGAGGCAACTGGAAGTGC AATGGAACAAAGGAATCCATTACCAAGCTTGTCTCTGATTTGAATGCTGCCACACTCGAAAGCGATGTAG ATGTTGTGGTAGCACCGCCATTCATCTATATCGACCAGGTCAAGAGTTCACTAACCGACCGTATTGAGGTGTCTGCTCAAAACACATGGATTGGAAAAGGAGGAGCTTTCACTGGAGAGATCAG TGCGGAGCAGTTGGTGGACATTGGCTGCCAATGGGTTATTCTTGGTCACTCTGAGCGCAGACATGTTATCGGTGAAGATGATCAG TTTATTGGGAAGAAGGCTGCATATGCCTTGAGTCAAAATCTTAAGGTTATGGCATGCATAGGAGAACTGTTGGAAGAGAGGGAAGCTGGGAAAACTTTTGATGTCTGTTTTAAGCAGATGAAGGCTTTTGCAG ATAATATAACAGACTGGAAAAATGTTGTTATTGCCTACGAGCCTGTGTGGGCTATTGGAACGGGAAAGGTTGCTTCTCCAGAGCAAGCTCAAGAAGTTCATGCTGCTGTCCGTGATTGGTTAAAAACCAATGTATCAGCTGATGTTGCTTCTACCGTTAGAATTATCTACGGAG GTTCCGTAAATGCAGCAAACTGTGCTGAGCTAGCAAAGAAGGAAGATATCGATGGCTTCCTTGTTGGCGGTGCCTCTTTGAAG GGTCCGGACTTTGCCACCATCTGCAACTCAGTGACGTCGAAGAAAGTTACAGCCTGA